From one Streptomyces sp. N50 genomic stretch:
- a CDS encoding MIP/aquaporin family protein, whose product MSSSDIFIGETIGTAVLILLGGGVCAAVTLKASKARNAGWLAIAFGWGFAVMTAVYISAPLSGAHLNPAVTLALAIKDGGWDNVPIYWAGQLLGAMIGATLVWVAYYGQFQAHLTDKEIVGEPTAKAVEAEEKGAGPVLGIFSTGPEVRNVVQNLATEIIGTVVLILAILTQGLNDKGNGLGTLGALITAFVVVSIGLSLGGPTGYAINPARDLGPRIVHALLPLPNKGGSDWSYAWIPVVGPLIGGAIAAGIYNLAFA is encoded by the coding sequence GTGCTCATCCTGCTGGGCGGTGGCGTCTGCGCCGCCGTCACGCTGAAGGCCTCCAAGGCCCGTAACGCCGGCTGGCTGGCCATCGCCTTCGGGTGGGGTTTCGCCGTCATGACGGCCGTGTACATCTCGGCACCGCTCTCCGGTGCCCACCTCAACCCGGCCGTGACGCTCGCCCTCGCGATCAAGGACGGTGGCTGGGACAACGTCCCGATCTACTGGGCCGGGCAGCTGCTCGGCGCCATGATCGGCGCGACCCTGGTCTGGGTGGCCTACTACGGCCAGTTCCAGGCCCACCTCACGGACAAGGAGATCGTCGGCGAGCCGACGGCCAAGGCCGTGGAAGCCGAGGAGAAGGGCGCCGGACCTGTCCTGGGCATCTTCTCCACCGGTCCTGAGGTCCGCAACGTGGTGCAGAACCTCGCCACGGAGATCATCGGCACCGTCGTCCTGATCCTCGCCATCCTGACGCAGGGTCTGAACGACAAGGGCAACGGTCTCGGCACCCTGGGCGCCCTGATCACCGCATTCGTGGTCGTCTCCATCGGTCTGTCGCTCGGCGGCCCGACCGGTTACGCCATCAACCCGGCCCGTGACCTGGGCCCGCGCATCGTGCACGCGCTCCTGCCGCTGCCCAACAAGGGCGGCTCCGACTGGAGCTACGCGTGGATCCCGGTCGTCGGACCGCTGATCGGCGGCGCGATCGCTGCGGGTATCTACAACCTCGCTTTTGCTTAG